DNA from Orbaceae bacterium lpD01:
AACTTCGTGATGGTGATAAATCACGTTTCTTAGGTAAAGGTGTATTAAAAGCGGTTGCCAATGTTAATGGTCCAATTGCCAAAGCATTAATCGGTAAAGATGCAACGAATCAAGCAGATATCGATCAGATCATGTTAGATCTTGATGGTACTGACTTTAAATCTAACTTAGGTGCAAACTCAATTCTTGCGGTTTCTTTAGCGAATGCAAAAGCGGCAGCTGCATCAAAAGGCATTCCTCTTTACAAACATATCTCTGAACTGAACAACACGCCAGAAACTTACTCTATGCCATTACCCATGATGAATATCATCAATGGTGGTGAACATGCGGATAATAATATCGATCTGCAAGAGTTTATGATTCAACCTGTCGGTGCGAAAAATCTAAAAGAAGCATTACGTATGGGCGCAGAAATTTTCCATAACTTAGCTAAAGTACTTCATAGCAAAGGGATGAGCACGTCTGTTGGTGATGAAGGTGGTTTTGCCCCTAACTTAAAATCAAATGCTGATGCTTTAGCGTGTATTAAAGAAGCGGTCACTAACGCGGGTTATGTATTAGGTAAAGATGTCGTCCTTGCGCTTGACTGTGCTGCGTCAGAATTCTATAACAAAGAAACCGGTAAATATGAACTGAAAGGTGAAGGCCGTTCATTCACTTCTCAAGAGTTCGCACACTACTTAGAGCAGCTGACTAAAGATTATCCAATCGTGTCTATTGAAGATGGTTTAGACGAAAGCGATTGGGAAGGTTGGGCGTACTTAACTAAAGTATTAGGTGATAAAGTACAATTAGTCGGTGACGATCTATTTGTAACTAATACTAAGATCTTCAAACAAGGTATCGATAAAGGTATCGCCAACTCAATCTTAATCAAATTTAACCAAATCGGTTCATTAACTGAAACGATTGCAGCGGTTAAACTCGCGAAAGATTCTGGTTATACCGCGGTTATTTCTCACCGTAGTGGTGAAACTGAAGATTCAACGATTGCTGATTTAGCGGTTGGTCTGGCAGCCGGTCAAATCAAAACGGGTTCAATGAGCCGTTCTGACCGTATGGCTAAATACAACCAATTAATCCGTATT
Protein-coding regions in this window:
- the eno gene encoding phosphopyruvate hydratase — encoded protein: MAKIVKVLGREVIDSRGNPTVEAEVHLEGGYVGLAIVPSGASTGSREALELRDGDKSRFLGKGVLKAVANVNGPIAKALIGKDATNQADIDQIMLDLDGTDFKSNLGANSILAVSLANAKAAAASKGIPLYKHISELNNTPETYSMPLPMMNIINGGEHADNNIDLQEFMIQPVGAKNLKEALRMGAEIFHNLAKVLHSKGMSTSVGDEGGFAPNLKSNADALACIKEAVTNAGYVLGKDVVLALDCAASEFYNKETGKYELKGEGRSFTSQEFAHYLEQLTKDYPIVSIEDGLDESDWEGWAYLTKVLGDKVQLVGDDLFVTNTKIFKQGIDKGIANSILIKFNQIGSLTETIAAVKLAKDSGYTAVISHRSGETEDSTIADLAVGLAAGQIKTGSMSRSDRMAKYNQLIRIEEALGEAKAPFNGLKEVKGQA